The following nucleotide sequence is from Micromonospora sp. WMMD1120.
CGACGGTGCGACGCTCACCGTCGAGCGGCAGACCGAGGAGGGCTACGAGGTGGTCACCGCCGCCACCCCGGCCGTGGTCTCCGTGTGGGACACCATCAACGAGCCGCGCTACCCCTCCTTCAAGGGCATCATGGCGGCCAAGAAGAAGCCGGTGCAGACGCTCTCCCTGGCCGACCTCGGCGTCGCGCCCGACGAGGTGGGCTTCGACGGCGCGACGAGCGCCGTCGTCGAGCACACCAAGCGTCCGCCGCGCTCCGGCGGTGCCAAGATCACTGACGAGGGTGAGGGCGGCGTCAAGCTGGTCGAGTTCCTCGCCACCGAGAAGTTCGTGTGAGAGCGGGGTCTGCCATGTCTGAGGTTCTCGTCGTCGTCGAAGCCACCAAGGAGTTCGGCGTCAAGAAGGTCACCCTGGAAATGCTCACCCTCGCCCGTGAGCTGGGCACCCCGAGCGCCGTGGTGCTCGGCGGGGCCGGCGCTGCCGAGGCGCTGAGCGGCAGGCTCGGCGAGTACGGCGCGGAGAAGATCTACGCCGCCGAGGGTGACGAGATCGACGGCTACCTGGTGGCTCCCAAGGCCACCGTGCTCGCCGACCTCGTCAAGCGGGTGCAGCCGGCCGCCGTGCTGCTCGCGTCCGCGCAGGAGGGCAAGGAGATCGCCGCCCGGCTCGCCGTCAAGCTCGACAACGGCATCCTGACCGACGTGGTCGGCCTGGACGCCGACGGCACCGCCACCCAGGTCGCCTTCGCCGGGTCCACCATCGTCAAGTCCAAGGTGACCAGGGGTCTGCCGCTGGTCACCGTACGGCCCAACTCGGTCACCCCGAGCCCGGCCGCCGCCAGCCCCGCGATCGAGCAGCTCACCGTGTCGGTCACCGACACCGACAGGCTCGCCAAGGTCGTGGAGCGGGTCGCCGAGCAGAAGGGCTCCCGCCCCGAGCTGACCGAGGCCGGCGTGGTCGTCTCCGGCGGTCGTGGGGTCGGCAACGCCGACAACTTCAAGCTGGTCGAGGAGTTGGCCGACCTGCTCGGTGGCGCCGTCGGCGCGTCCCGCGCGGCCGTCGACTCCGGCTTCTACCCCCACCAGTTCCAGGTGGGCCAGACCGGCAAGACGGTCTCCCCGCAGCTCTACGTGGCGCTCGGCATCTCCGGCGCCATCCAGCACCGGGCCGGGATGCAGACCTCGAAGACGATCGTCGCGGTCAACAAGGACGGCGAGGCGCCGATCTTCGAGCTGGCCGACTTCGGCGTGGTGGGCGACCTCTTCAAGATCGTCCCGCAGGCCGCCGAGGAGATCCGCAAGCGCAAGTGAGCGTGTGACGAGGAAAGTGGCCGCCCGTGGTGACGGGCGGCCACTTTCTCGTTGGGAGCTGATCGGCGGGCCGGGGAGCTGAGCCGGCCCGCCGATCAGCCCGTCAGGGTGCCCCTCAACAGGCTGTCGCCGGAGTGGCGGGTGTTGTTGTCGTACTCCTCGGCGGACACGTCGACCACCGAATAGCTCTTGAGATCGACATTCGGGGGCAGCGGCAGCAGAGCGTCCGCGTCACCACCGAGGGTGCCGATCGAGAACATCTCCATGGTCGTCGGGTTGATGAGCCAGACCTCGTAGTACCCCGGCACGCGCGGGAGATTCGCCACATGCAGATGCAGTTGGCCTCCCTCCAGGACGCGCGCGTCGCCCTGGGCCGACTTCGGCGTCGAGCCGAACGCGGCCAGCGGCGCGTTCGCCAGCACCGTCGGCGTCTTCGCCGGCTCCGGTTCCGTCGGCCGCAGCACCGACACCGTGCCCACGACACCGATCGCCGCCGCCGCGACGGCGGTCACCGCGGTGGCCGCCCAGCGCGACCAGCCGCGCCCTCGGCGCGACGGGCGCGTCGGGTCCAGCCGGGTGACCGTCGCCGAGGGGGTGACGTCGGTCGTCCCGTTGCCCTGCGCTCCGACCGGCTGCCGACCGGCACCGGTCGACACCGCCCCGGGGGCCGGCAAGGTGTCGACCTCGGCCGCCCGGATCTGGGCGTGGATGCCCTGCCAGATGTGCTCCGGCGGGTCGGGTAGGTCGCCGAGGCCCTGCGTCTCGGCGCCGAGCCCGGCCACCTGCCGCAGGGTCGTCAGCTCCGTCCCGCAGTGCGCGCAGGTGTCGAGGTGGGCATGCTCCCCGTCGTCCGCCTCGCTCTCACCGAGCGCCAGAAAGACCAGCCGCTCGTGCTCCAGGTGCTGCACCATCCACCTCCCATCTGCGTTTCAAGCTCGCCATGCCGCGTCGGATGTGACTCTTCACGGTGCCCAACGGCACCCCTGTCACCGCGGCGATCTGCTGGTGTGTCAGGTCGTCGTAGAAGGCCAACTCCAGCATGCGTCGCTGGTCGTCCGGGAGGCGTGCCAGCTCGTCCGCGATCACCAGCCGGTCCACCACCCGGTCCGGGTCCGGGCCGGTCTGCGCCGGTTCGGGCAGTTGCCGGACCGTCTCCACCACCCGGGTCTCCCGCGCCGAGGCGCGCATCCGGTCGATCACCTTGCGCCGGCCGATACCGAGCAGCCAGCCGACCAGCGAGCCCTTGGCCGGGTCGAAGGTGTCCCGACCCAACCAGGCGCCCACGAACGTCGCCTGGGTCACGTCCTCGGCGTCGGCCCGATTGCTCAACATGGAGGTCGCCAGGTGCAGGACGGCACGGCCGTAACGGTCGTACGCCTCACGGAGCGCCGCCTCGTCGCCGGCCCGGAACCGGGCCGCCAGGTCGTCCGCCGGTGGGTCCGGTTGCGGTGGCAGCGCCGTCATGGGGCCGCCCACCTTCGATGGGGCATGCCCGACTGTAACTCCCACAGCCCTCGCCCCACTCTCCCGGTCAGAGTCATCTCACCTGCTGTTCGTCCGCCACCGGGGATCTGGATGCGCTCGGGGCCGGAAAAGAAATCGCGTCGCCGGCGCATCCAACCGGCGCGGAGCCGGCGTAACCCGTTCTGCAAGCCAAGCCTGACGAACCAGTACCAATCACCAGGAGGCAGACATGCAGCTCTCGTACTTCCGTCGGGCCGCCGCAGGCGGCGCGGTCGCCGCACTGGCCTTCGCCGGTGTCGGCGCGTTCACCGCCACCCCCGCGTACGCCGCGACGTCGAAGGTCTCCGTCGTGCACGGCATCCCGGACACCCCCGTCGACGTCTACGTCAACGGCAAGAAGACGCTCGACAACTTCAAGCCCGGCGACGTGGCCGGCCCGCTCAACCTGGAGGAGGGCGACTACGACATCGCGCTCACCAAGCCCGGCGAGCCGATCGGCAGCGCGATCCTCAAGGCCGACGACGCCAAGGTGCCGGGTGGGGCGAACATCAGCATCGCCGCGCACCTCGACGCCGCCGGCCAGCCGAAGATCACTCCGTTCGTGAACGACGTCTCCAAGGTCGACGCCGGCAAGGCCCGCCTGATCGTCCGGCACACCGCCGCCGCTCCGGCGGTCGACGTACGCGCCGGTGGCACCCCCGTCTTCGAGAACCTGACCAACCCGAACGAGGCCAAGGGCGACGTCGACGCCGGCAACGTCAAGGCGGACGTGGTGCTCGCCGGCACCGAGACCGTCGCCATCGGCCCGGCGGACCTGAACCTCAGGGAGGGCACCGCGACGATCGTCTACGCGATCGGCTCCGCCGAGGGCAAGACCCTCGACGTGGTGGCCCAGACCATCACCGGCCTGCACTCCGCTCCGGGCGGCGTGCCGAGCGGCGACGGTGGCCAGGCCGGCACCGGCGTGAACACCTGGTGGTACGCGCTCACCGGCGCCGGCGTACTCCTGCTGCTCGGTGGTGGGGTGCGGCTGGCGACCGCGCGGACCGGCCGCAAGTGACGGTGCGCAACCGCGGCGCGCTGGCGGCGGTAGCCGCCGGCGTTGCCGCGCTCACCGTCGCCACGTTGGTGGCGTGTGGCGCCCAGCCGGCCGAGGACGTGGGCGCCGACGAGGCGGCCACCCTGGCCAGCGCCACCCCGACCCCGTCGGCCTCCGCGGCCGGGGGACCGTCGGTTCCGGTGACCGCCGGAGAGCTGCCGGCCGCGGCGACGATCGTCCCGCCGGTCCGACTGGTGATCCCCGGGATCGACGTCACCGCCACCGTAAACGCGGTCGGGATCAACAGCCGCACCAACGAGTTCGAGGTGCCGCCGAGCGTCGACCAGATCGGCTGGTACCGCTACGGTCCCGGCCTGGAGACCGACGCCGGCTCGGTGGTCATCGCCGGTCACGTGGACAGCGCCAGCCAGGGCAGGGGCGCGTTCTTCCGGCTCCGCGAGCTGGACCAGGGCGACACGGTGACCGCGACCGGCAGCGACGGCAGGGAGCGGCGGTACCGGGTCGTCGCCCGGGAGGAGTACGCCAAGACCGAGATCCCGTTGGACCGGTACTTCGCCCGGGACGGCAAGCCACGGCTCACCCTGATCACCTGCGGCGGGCCGTTCGACGCAAAGGCCCGCAAGTACCGCGACAACATCGTCGTGACAGCGGTGCCCGCCTGAGCCGGCTCCGCCCGCTTCGTGCCGGGGTGCCCGTCGCACCCCGGCGCGGGGCGTGGAGTCCCCTCCGGCATCCGCGCTCCCAGGCGTCGGCCGTAGGCTGAACGGCGATGGCTTACCTGGATCACGCGGCGACGACTCCGATGCTCGACGAGGCGCTGGAGGCGTACGTCGCCACCGCCCGCGAGGTCGGCAACGCGTCCTCCCTGCACGCGGCGGGTCGCCGTGCCCGCCGCCGGGTCGAAGAGTCCCGCGAACGGGTGGCCGCGGTGCTGGGCGCCCGACCGTCCGAGGTGATCTTCACGGGTGGCGGCACCGAGAGCGACAACCTCGCCGTCAAGGGCATCTTCTGGGCCCGCCGGGCAGCCGCCGCCGACCGCCGCCGGGTGGTCTCCAGCGCCGTCGAGCACCACGCGGTGCTGGACGCCGTCGACTGGCTGGCCCAGCACGAGGACGCCGAGGTCGGCTGGCTGCCGGTGGACGCCGCCGGCCGGGTCGACCCGCAGACGTTGCGCGCCGAACTGGGCGCGCACGCCGACCGGGTGGCGGTGGTCACCGCCATGTGGGCCAACAACGAGGTGGGCACCCTCCAGCCGGTCGCCGAGCTGGCCGCCGTCGCCGCCGAACACGGTGTGCCGTTCCACACCGACGCCGTCCAGGCGATCGGGCAGGTGCCCGTCGACTTCGGCGCCAGCGGCGTCACCGCGCTGACCGTCACCGGTCACAAGCTGGGCGGCCCGGCCGGGGTCGGCGCGCTGCTGCTCGCCCGGGACGTTCCCGCCACGCCGTTGCTGCACGGCGGCGGCCAGGAACGCGACATCCGCTCCGGCACCCTGGA
It contains:
- a CDS encoding DUF4397 domain-containing protein, which codes for MQLSYFRRAAAGGAVAALAFAGVGAFTATPAYAATSKVSVVHGIPDTPVDVYVNGKKTLDNFKPGDVAGPLNLEEGDYDIALTKPGEPIGSAILKADDAKVPGGANISIAAHLDAAGQPKITPFVNDVSKVDAGKARLIVRHTAAAPAVDVRAGGTPVFENLTNPNEAKGDVDAGNVKADVVLAGTETVAIGPADLNLREGTATIVYAIGSAEGKTLDVVAQTITGLHSAPGGVPSGDGGQAGTGVNTWWYALTGAGVLLLLGGGVRLATARTGRK
- a CDS encoding electron transfer flavoprotein subunit alpha/FixB family protein, translating into MSEVLVVVEATKEFGVKKVTLEMLTLARELGTPSAVVLGGAGAAEALSGRLGEYGAEKIYAAEGDEIDGYLVAPKATVLADLVKRVQPAAVLLASAQEGKEIAARLAVKLDNGILTDVVGLDADGTATQVAFAGSTIVKSKVTRGLPLVTVRPNSVTPSPAAASPAIEQLTVSVTDTDRLAKVVERVAEQKGSRPELTEAGVVVSGGRGVGNADNFKLVEELADLLGGAVGASRAAVDSGFYPHQFQVGQTGKTVSPQLYVALGISGAIQHRAGMQTSKTIVAVNKDGEAPIFELADFGVVGDLFKIVPQAAEEIRKRK
- a CDS encoding anti-sigma factor, producing MQHLEHERLVFLALGESEADDGEHAHLDTCAHCGTELTTLRQVAGLGAETQGLGDLPDPPEHIWQGIHAQIRAAEVDTLPAPGAVSTGAGRQPVGAQGNGTTDVTPSATVTRLDPTRPSRRGRGWSRWAATAVTAVAAAAIGVVGTVSVLRPTEPEPAKTPTVLANAPLAAFGSTPKSAQGDARVLEGGQLHLHVANLPRVPGYYEVWLINPTTMEMFSIGTLGGDADALLPLPPNVDLKSYSVVDVSAEEYDNNTRHSGDSLLRGTLTG
- a CDS encoding sigma-70 family RNA polymerase sigma factor; protein product: MTALPPQPDPPADDLAARFRAGDEAALREAYDRYGRAVLHLATSMLSNRADAEDVTQATFVGAWLGRDTFDPAKGSLVGWLLGIGRRKVIDRMRASARETRVVETVRQLPEPAQTGPDPDRVVDRLVIADELARLPDDQRRMLELAFYDDLTHQQIAAVTGVPLGTVKSHIRRGMASLKRRWEVDGAAPGARAAGLSGAR
- a CDS encoding class F sortase, with the translated sequence MTVRNRGALAAVAAGVAALTVATLVACGAQPAEDVGADEAATLASATPTPSASAAGGPSVPVTAGELPAAATIVPPVRLVIPGIDVTATVNAVGINSRTNEFEVPPSVDQIGWYRYGPGLETDAGSVVIAGHVDSASQGRGAFFRLRELDQGDTVTATGSDGRERRYRVVAREEYAKTEIPLDRYFARDGKPRLTLITCGGPFDAKARKYRDNIVVTAVPA
- a CDS encoding cysteine desulfurase family protein; translated protein: MAYLDHAATTPMLDEALEAYVATAREVGNASSLHAAGRRARRRVEESRERVAAVLGARPSEVIFTGGGTESDNLAVKGIFWARRAAAADRRRVVSSAVEHHAVLDAVDWLAQHEDAEVGWLPVDAAGRVDPQTLRAELGAHADRVAVVTAMWANNEVGTLQPVAELAAVAAEHGVPFHTDAVQAIGQVPVDFGASGVTALTVTGHKLGGPAGVGALLLARDVPATPLLHGGGQERDIRSGTLDTAGIVAFAVAVEAAVKGQQEYAARVATLRDDLVERVRHAVPEVIYNGDPTDRLPGNAHFSFPGSEGDALLLLLDAQGIACSTGSACSAGVAQPSHVLLAMGADDDRARSSLRFSLGHTSTQADVDALIAALPAAVDRARRAAALRTPR